The DNA sequence CTTGTTGTAACTTTTGGGGCTATGACGGCACTGATAGAGTCATTCTTGAGATGATGGACACGCGAGCAATATCTATAGAAATTTCGAATTGAAGAGAGGCGGCGAGATACAGACTTAGGGCCTTTACCAGTCCGTCTTTCCTCAGCCAGGAAGGCTCTGAAATCTCTGACATGGAGGCTTTCCAAAAGTCGGGGCGTGATGTCTTGACCTTTATAATCTCTTAAAAAGGCAATGAAAAACCCTAGATCACGTGAATAGGCTTGAACACTATGGTGAGATAGCCTTTTTTCCGTTTCGAGATAAAGGCGCCATTGATGAATGATCTTGTCTAAAGAAAGGGTCATGAAGCGTTAGGGTACCTCAAGCGTCCAAAGAATTTAGAGAGGGACGGCATGTTTTTTGTGACCTCTTTAATTTGAAACTTAGTTGTTTCAATTTTCATGACATCTTCTATCCGTCGATCGAGAAATTCCCAAGTCCCGTCATTATTCTCGGTTTCATCGTTAAGCCAATAGGTTAGGACGGCTGAATAGACAGCCGATAAAGTCATTCGTTTTGTATACCAATTATGGTCTGTGCTTGTATCGCCAATAGCTCTCCACATAAGATCAGACGTATCCCATAAAGCTTTCATCCCAATCGGTGCATATTGGGGGAGCGCTAAAAGAGCCACGCCTTTGCGGACAATATCTTTATCAGCGTGTGCACCTTGCAGGCGTAACTTAATAGCCTGTGTAATTTTATCTCTGATTTTCATCTCGTTTAAAGGGAGAGCCTGGATGGCGACTAGAAGTTGCTCATCGGCTTGTTTCAGATGGTCTTGAAGGACCTCAATAGGCCCTTGTGGATAGGCAAGCTCAGCTATTTCAGGACTAATCCCAAGGTCATCAGCGGCTAAGGACATGGTTTTTTTTGTCCAACCATCAAATGCTACATGGGGGAGCATGGCCTCTAAAAGTTTAGGGCGTATTTCAAGCGGTGTCTCATCATTAGTCATGCAGTCTGCCTTCTCTAAGCTATTGTTTCATCATAATATAAGGCTTCCGCGCCGTCTAGACTTATAAATTAAAAGAGAATCGCTTGCACTTCCCAAAAAACTTTGATAGAAAGCCCCCCTTGTTAGTGGCTTTAGGTACCCGCCTTGAGTCGCATATCTTAACTTTAGAAAGGGGTGAACAACCAATGCAGGTTGTTGTACGCGAAAATAATGTGGATCAAGCTCTTCGTGCACTGAAGAAAAAACTTCAGCGTGAAGGTGTATACCGCGAAATGAAGATGCGTCGCTTTTACGAAAAGCCTTCTGAAAAGAAAGCTCGTGAACAGGCTGCTGCAGTACGTCGTGCTCGTAAACTCGAGCGTAAACGTCTGGAGCGTGATGGTCTAGTGGCTCGTCGTCGTTAAAATTTTCTGAGCTGGCTTACCCGCCAGTATCGAATTAAGAGACCTTTTCCTTCGTGGGAAAGGTCTTTTTATATGGATTGTATATGGGGTAAATTGAGTAGCATGTTTAGAGTATGTATCTTTCTTCTGTGTGTCGTAATCAGCTGCAGTATTAAAGCAAAAGAAAAAGAACTGCGCGTTGCGGTTCTTAATCAATATCCCTTTGTTATTGTCAAAGATGGCAAGGTCACTTCTGGCCTTCTTGTAGAGAAAATGCGCCTCTTAGTAGAAAAGGCGGGCTATAAAGCGACCTTTTATTCCATGCCATCAGCAGGACGCTTATTAGACTTGCTCGAACGGGGTCGTATGGATGCAGCCTTATCACTTTTCTATTCAGAGGAAAGAGCGAAGCGATACGAATTTGTCGAATCTCCGCTTTATATGCACAGTGTGTTAGTATTGCTGTCGAATAAAACTTACCCCCAAGGGATTAAGTCTCTGAATGACCTTCAAAAAGGACGCATAGGGTATATCCGAGGATTTTATCTTGGTAAAAAAGTTGATCCTTTTATGAGAAAAATTGGTGCCGAATATAAAATGGATATCAATAAACCACAAAAAGCTCTCAAATTGATGCTGAAAGGGCGCGTAACCAGCACAATTTCTGACTTTGAAATCCCTAATTTATCAAATGGAGCAGTCTATACTTGTAAGGGGCTTGAATATCGCGTCGAACATCTGGACAGTGTTCCCTCCTATATTGCCATGCATAAAAGCAGCAGACATGCGAATATTGCAAGACAGTTAAATAATGCTCTCATTGAAATTGAGAATTCAGGTTTGGGTCTCGCTGTAAAGCAGAAATTTTGGCATCAGCAACCTAAGAATGGGTGTATCGCCTTTAACGGATCGTAAAAAAAACCACTCTGCAGGTGCAGAGTGGTGTGGGTTCTTGTGAGCGTATATCTGACATTTAAATGTCGAATTTAATACCCTGTGCCAATGGCAACTCACGGCTATAATTTACAGTGGATGTTTGACGGCGCATATAGGCTTTCCATGCATCTGATCCACTTTCTCGACCGCCTCCAGTTTCTTTCTCTCCACCAAAGGCACCGCCGATTTCAGCGCCGCTTGTACCGATATTCACATTGGCAATCCCGCAATCTGAACCAGAGCTACAGATAAACATTTCTGCTTCTCTCATGTCATTCGTAAAGATAGAAGAGGAGAGCCCCTGTGGCACATCATTCTGCATTGTCATTGCTTCTTCAAACTCAGAATATTTCATAATATATAAAATAGGAGCAAAGGTTTCTTCGCAGACACTTTCTGACTGAGCAGGCATTTCTACAATGGCAGGTTTTGCATAGTAGCCGCCTTCACAGCCCTCAACAGTTACTTTTTCACCTCCAAAGACAGCCCCGCCTTCAGCTTTTGCAGCGTCAAGCGCTCGTTGCATGGCATCAAAGCTATCTTTATCGATCAAGGGGCCAACAAGGGCGCCAGACAGCGGATCACCAATCGAAATGCTTTCGTATGCTTTCTTGAGGCGCGGTACAAGGTTGTCATAGACAGAATCGTGAACAATCAATCGGCGTGTTGATGTGCAACGCTGACCTGCTGTTCCCACAGCACCAAAAACGATGCCTGGGATCGCCATATCAAGATCTGCAGTTGGGGCAACGATAATAGCGTTATTCCCGCCCAGTTCTAGGAGGCATTTTCCAAAGCGAGCTGCAACTCGAGGACCGACAGCTCGGCCCATTCTTGTAGATCCTGTCGCACTGATGAGTGCCATACGCTCATCATCAACCATTGTCTCTCCAACATCGGCATGACCTATGATCACCTGACTTAGATTGGCTGGGGCATCATCGCCAAATTTAGCGATAGCGCGCTCTAGAAGTGCTTGGCAGGCCAGTGCTGTAAGAGGTGTCTTTTCACTGGGCTTCCAGATGATGCTATCACCGCAGATGAGAGCAAGTGCCGCATTCCAAGACCAAACAGCCACAGGAAAGTTAAAAGCAGAAATGATGCCAACGGGGCCGATAGGCTGCCAGTATTCACGCATATGGTGGCCGGGTCGCTCAGAAGGGATGGTTTGTCCATTAATAGCTCTAGACAGGCCTACAGCAAATTCACAGATATCAATCATCTCTTGGACTTCGCCTTTGCCTTCCTCGAGTATTTTACCGCATTCAGCAGAAACAAGAGCCCCAAGAGCATCTTTGTGAGTGCGGAGTTCATCTCCTAGCAATCTCACAAGCTCACCTCGCCGCGGTGCTGGCAAGCTTCGCCAAGCTTTGAAAGCTTCTACAGATTGTTCAATCTTGTGAGTTACAGAAGAGGGGATATCAGTCCCTACACTGCCAATAAATTCACCATTGATTGGCGTTGTGACATCTAAATTGCCGACTGTAAGATCTGCAGGATCTAAATATAATTCTTTGAGTAGGTTTGCAACTTTCGTTTTCATAGAGACCTCTTATAGTTTTGTGTAGTTTTTCCCTGGTGCAATTGCACGGGGATCAACGGTTATTTCGATTAAGCTCGGACAATCAACTGTCTGTGCGGCGGTAAGAATCAAATTGAAATCTTCAGTTTTTGAAACCCGCCAAGCTTGCATGCCAAAGCTTTTGGCAAGAGCTACAAAATCTGGATTGGTTAAGTCAGTGCCGCTTATGCGGTCTGGATAGGTATTTTCTTGATGCATCCTGATGGTGCCCAGCATGCTATTGTTAAACACAAGAAAGATAACATTGGCTTTATAGCGAACTGCCGTAGCAAGTTCTTGAACACTCATCATGAAGCAGCCATCGCCAGCTGCACAGAGCACAGTACGTTCTGGAGCAATAAGTTTTGCTGCAATGGCGGCAGGCACTCCGTAACCCATAGCGCCAGATGTAGGTGCTAATTCGCTGGGAAACTTTCTATATCGCCAAAATCTATGAAGCCACGCGGCATAATTACCTGCACCATTACAAAAGATACTATCCTCAGGGAGCGTATTCTTCATATGGGAATAGAGGTCCGCAACCTGAACATCGCCTTCACAGGCAACTGGCTCATTCCATTTTTCATAAGAATGGCGACCTTCAGTGACAAGAGTTTGCCATTTTTCGGCATGTTTAAACCTACTGTCCTTAAGCGCGCGTAAAAAGGTTGTTGGGGTGGCATTGATACCAAGGTCTGGTTGGTAAACACGACCAATTTCTTCAGCGCCTGCATGAATATGAATAAGAGTTTTATCCAAAACTGGCGGGTTGAGGCGGCTATATCCTCCTGTGGTCATTTCGCCGAGACGCGCACCCAGAACAATCAGGACATCGGCCTCTTCCATTTGCGCTATAAGCGATGGATTAGCACCAATACCCATATCTCCCATATAATTTGGATGATCATTGTTCATTCGATCAGCGCATCTGAAACTTGCACAGACAGGCATGCTGTTATTCTCTGCAAATGCCAAAAGCGCCGCACAGCTTTCATCGGTCCAACCACTGCCGCCAACCATAAGAAGAGGGCGCTCTGCATTTTCTAGAAGTTCACTAAAAGCAGCAAGATCAGTTTCACTAGGGGCTGGCTTTGATGGCATAAAAGGAATTGATTTTTGTGCAGTTGTCAGGGATGTGAGCATATCTTCTGGCAAGGCTAAGGCGACAGGCCCAGGACGACCGCTGGTGGCAACACGATAGGCGCGACCAATATATTCTGCAATCCTATCAGCGTCATGGATTTCAGCGGTCCATTTTGTCACTTCTGATAAGAAGTGCGTATAGTTAACCTCTTGAAAAGCTTCTCTGTCCCGCTGGTCGCTTGCAACTTGTCCAATAAGCATAATCATTGGGGTGCTATCTTGGAAAGCTGTATGAAGCCCAATGGTTGCATGAGTAGCACCAGGCCCTCTTGTAACGAAGCAAAGGCCTGGTTTTCCGGTCATTTTACCATATGCTTCAGCCATGTTCGCAGCGCCTGCTTCATGACGACAGGTTATGAAAGGCAGGGAATCTTCTTTTGCATGTAAGGCATCAAGGGCTGCGAGATAACTTTCGCCAGGTACGCCGAAAGCCATGTCTGCCCCATTGTCTAACAATGCTTGGATGAGGGCTTCGCCCCCTGTAATCTGCTCGCCCATAAGCGCCCTCTCATGTCAAAAGATAAATAGAAGAGACTTCTATTCTGCAGCATTGATCACCAATTGATCAACCCCCTCTTTCTTTGCATAAGCTGAGCCAAATCGATTTGCAATAAAGATATTAAAATCAGCATCTTCTTGGCGAACAAAGCCCTTCTGAGGGAGGTCCCCATTGACTAACATATCAAGCATGCAACAAATACCTGCTGCTGTCGTGATCTGAATGCCGGTTTGCATTTTGCCGTTCACTTCCCCTGCATAGACTTTCTGAGAGTAGCTTTCCTGCATGAATTTGCCATTTTGAGTGCCAGAAACTGTCGCATAAATTACAACAACATCCTGCTGCGTAAGAGGCAGAGCATTTTCGAATATTTCCCGCATCAAATCTTGACGCTCATTAAGGCGAAGGTCTTGCAAAAGAAGTTTGAGAATATCACGGTGGCCTGGATAGCGCATTGTGCGATAATTTAAGTTCCTCACTCTACCTTCTAGTGTTTCGCAGAGTGTTCCAAGGCCGCCTGATGTATTAAAAGCTTCATATTCGACGCCATCAATGCATAGATTTTCGAGTTGCTCGAGCGGAGGCGTTTCAGTTTTTACGCCGTCGATAATGGCTTCACATGGCTGACAGTATTCATTGATTAAGCCATCTGTCGACCATGTCAGGTTATATTTTAAGGCGTTGGATGGCATCACGGGAAGGGCACCAACGCGCATGTGAACATTATGGAGTGTGTCAAAATTCTTTGTTAGATGATGCGCAACAATGCCTATGAAACCTGGGGCAAGGCCGCACTGCGGTATAAAGGCAGTTTCACTATCTTCGGCGAGATCTTTTACAAGGCGTGTTGACTTAACATCTTCTGTGAGATCAAAATAATGCGCCCCTGCTTTTTTAGCCGCCGGTGCAATCACATGGGTCATCACATGACCGCATGCCATAAGGACAGCGTATTTTCCTGCCATAACTGCATCCATTGCTTTTTCATCTAAAGCATCAACAACAGCTGTTTCTATGCGCTGGTGCTTTGTGATACGTGCAAGAGTCATCTCATCGCGGTCTGCAACGGTCACCATATAATCCCCGCAGTCTGCAAGCATGCTGCTGATCATCTCGCCGATTTTACCGCCGCCCATTACTAAGATATTTTTCATTTTGCCCTCCAATAGATGTATCGTTTAGAAATAAACCCTAAGGACATGCCCAGACCTAAGGTTCTAAAATGTGTGACTTTCTTCCCGCCCTAAATTCAAATGCCTGCTCCTCCCCCGAGGTGTAGACAAAAGAAAAAAGGGAACAGGGTAAGGGTGGTGACCCCTGTTCCCCCAGAAAGGTTTCCGTTAAAGACTAGCAAGTCGATTACAACCATAAAGTCAGGGACGAAACAGGCTATCGCATACCTGTTTCTTGAAAACCAATAAAGATATTGTGACAAAAGAAACTGTTGAAATGAAGTGTAAAATTGTACAATATGATGCATAGTTTTTAACATAATAACGGAAATATCGTGAAAATGGACAAGAAGGATGAAAAGCTAGTTGCCTTGCTGCGCAGAAATGCACGACTGTCAACCAGTGAAATTGCACGTCAGATCGGGATGTCTCGGACGACAGTTCAAGACCGTATCAACCGGTTAGAAGATATTGGGGTGATCGCAGGTTATACCTTGAAGATGGGTGAAAAAGGCGAGACAGGGGTTAGAGCGCATGTGATGCTCAAAATTCAGCCCCGGGCTCAGGTTGCCGTGGTGGCTTCTATGAAGAAAATGGATGAGGTGTTGTCCATTTACACAATTTCTGGTGAATATGACATGATTGCAATTGTTGGGGCGTCTACGACATCTGCGCTTGATTATGCTTTGGATACTCTTGGTGGCATTGAAGGTGTTGAGCGTACTAAGACCAGTATTTTGTTAACAACTAAATTAGAACGTTAATGATAAAATATCATAAGCTCGACATGCCAAGTTAAAATGTCAGGGTAAAACAAGCGCCCCCTTGTTCTAAATTGGTTACTTTCACGTTCCCACCATGAGCAATCATGACTTGTCGAGTGAGGGCCAAGCCAACACCTGACCCATCTCGTTTTGTTGTGAAAAAAGGCACGAAAATCTTTTTTATAATTTCGTCTGCTATGCCAGGACCGTTATCACTAATCTCTAATACAGGACGCCCTCGCTTGCTGAGAAAACCTTTGATCCATATTGTAGGATTGTGAGTACCGATTAATGCCTGCTCAGCATTTTGGATCATATTTATGAGAATTTGCTCGATCATATTTGCATCTACAGAAACATCCAACTCGGTGGGTTCAATGGAAATGTTGATCATGAGCTCTTTATCTTCCCATTGCTGTGTTCCTAGCACTTGCGCCTGTTTGACCAACTCTCCAAGCAAGATCGTCTCTTTTTGCGGCGGGGGAAGACGGGTAAGTCTGCGATAGCTTGAGACAAAACTCATCAGGCCGTCACTGCGCCTTGCTACTGTTGTGACAGCATCTGATACATCTTGTAGTTCTTCGACCAGTTCGGGATTGTCTGCAACTTTTGTTTTGACATCTTCGACCAAGTCTACAGAGGTTGTTGCTAAGCTTGCGACAGGCGTAATGCTATTCATTATCTCATGTGTTAGGACTCGAACGAGATCTTGCCATGCTTGAAGTTGAACAACGTCTAATTCACTTTGAATGTCTTGCAGACTGATGAGCTTCTCACTTTTGCCGCCAAATATGATTTGTGTTGCGGCTAGAGAAAGTTTTTCTTCAACACCGTCATTTTCAAATAAGGCTAAGCGCCTTTCCCCTGGTGGAATAGTCGTGATTTCTCTGAGGAATTCTTCACCAAATTGGCTAAGATTGCTCAGGCGAGTAATTTTAGCACTACCAAATAATCGTCGAGCAGCATTGTTCCACAAAGTGATCAACCCATCTTGATGGACTGAGATTAAGGGCACGGGAACATGTTCAATAAGTGCTTTCAGCCGGCGGAGCTCACGTTCTTGATCAGCACGGACTTCTTGGAAACGGTCAAGAATATCTGTAAAGGCTTCGCCTAGCTCCCCGAAACCAGCTCCCATACCACTGAGTTTAAAGCGCTGCGAGAAATCAGCATAGCGCGCAGCGTCAAGAAACCGTGTAAGTTCCTTGTTTGTTTTTGAAACGAAACGAAAAAATTCAGTGAGAAGTACGGCAAGAACACCAATGACTAACAGTGTCGCGGCATGGTATCCTGGTGTATTAAAGAGCAGCACTAAAATAGAGATACACCCGATTAAGAGAGTGGTTCTGAGCGCAATTAATAATGAAAATTTCTTAAAGCCCATGTTTTTCCATCCGTCTGTAGAGTGCAGCTCTTGTGAGACCAAGTTCTTTAGCTGTATGCGAAATATTATACTGGTTTTTTCTCAGGGCGACTTCAATGGCTTTCTTCTCGATGCGCTCAAGGTTTAAATCATCGTCTACAAGAGGTGTGCTTTTAGGTTGCGCTGTTTTCGTTTCACCTTCACCACTTGTGTCCATCGAGAAATCTTGCGGTTGAAAGCTTTCCCCTTCAGCAAGAATAATGGCTCGCTCTATGGCATGGCGCAAGGCCCTCACATTGCCAGGCCAGTCATAGTTCGTCATCGCTTCAATGGCAGCCTGACTCAGAGGTTTGATGGCTTTTTGATATTTCTTCGAATAGTGAGCAATATAATGCTCGGCTATGGCTAAAATATCTTCCCGTCTCTCTCTCAGCGGAGGAAGATTAATCTCAACAGTATTTAATCGAAACAGTAAGTCTTGTCTGAAATGGTCTTCGTTCATTATGGACGTCTTAGGGATATTGGTTGCAGTAATAATTCTTACGTCAATTGGAATTACGTCATTTGATCCTAGGGGTGTAATTGTTCTTTGTTCTAGAACTGTTAACAGTTTAGCTTGCAAATGCTTCGGTAAATTGCCGATTTCATCAAGGAAAAGAGTGCCGCCTGATGCAGCTTGGAAGCGCCCAGTTCGATCTTCTCTTGCACCGGTGAAGGCGCCTTTTTTATGCCCAAATAATTCACTTTCAAAAAGGCTTTCTGATAGAGACCCTAGATCCACAGACATAAAGACATTGTTCCTACGCAAGCTTGCTGTGTGAATGGCCCGTGCAGCCAGCTCTTTGCCTGTACCATTTTCACCGAGGATAAATACATTGGCTTCGGTTGGTGCTGTCCTAGAGATTAATGTGAGCACATCATTCATGGGACCTGACGAAGAGATAATCATATTATGCTGAGAGGGTAGAGATGCTGCGATAAGGGCTTCATTTTTCTGCTTTAGAGATTTTGCTTCTACCCTCGTTTTTCCAAGCTTTACACAGGCTGATAGAGTTGCGACGACTTTTTCATTTTGCCATGGTTTCGCAATGAAATCAGTGGCTCCAAGTTTCATGGCTTCAACAGCAATATTAACGCCGCCATGCGCAGTAATCATAACAATGACGGCACTTGGATCAATTTCCAAAATTTTTCCAAGCCAGATAAACCCTTGCTCACCTGTGCTTTCACCTGGGCCAAAATTCATATCCAGAAGAATAGCGTCAAATTGATGGCTACTCAGTAATTCTGGGATAAACTCTGGTTTGTTGCAGGTCATGACTTGTTTGAAATGCCGTCTCAAAAGAAGTTTCCCTGCCGTGAGAATATCTTCGTCATCATCAACAATTAATATTTTTCCGTCTTTTTTTGTCATACGCTTATTCTTTAGACTATTTTGTAAGTGTTCAATATTGTACACCAAATGTTCGAAAACGTACAGTAAAGAATGTTCGAAATCGGACGTTTTTAGAAAAAATTTATTTAAAACAACACTTTAGTATTTGGCACAGCAGTTGCTACTAAAAGGGTGTATCTGAATAACCCGAGGTACGATAGCGATAATGAAAATGAAAAACTACAAAATTAAGACTGGTAATACGACAGATAACAAGCCAGCATTGGGCGAGGAGTTAGAAAGTGGGTAGAGGAAAATATGTCAGATAACAATGATAATAATGACGGTAAGCCTATTGAGGGAAATGAGCCTCGCAAGCTGAAGCAAATTAAAATGCCAAAAGGCAGAAAAGCGACGCAGGCAAAAAGTGATGCTCAAGATCTTTCTGATCAAAAGGGAATGAAGAGTTCACTTCACAGCGAGCTTCAAGCGGGAAGACAAGGCCATGAAGGGGCTCAATCTGGTGCGGGCATGGACCGCCAAGTGACAAAAAAGAAAACATGGCTTCCTAAATGGGCAGCCTACGCGCTCGTCTTGGTCATTGGTAGTTACTTTATCTATGACATGATGGCAGGGTCTGGGGGGCGCTCACTTAAGGTGAATGAAGACAGGATTGTTATATCAGAGGTGCAATCAGGTATATTTGAAGATTTCTACCCCCTTCGCGGCCGT is a window from the Temperatibacter marinus genome containing:
- a CDS encoding COQ9 family protein, with the translated sequence MTNDETPLEIRPKLLEAMLPHVAFDGWTKKTMSLAADDLGISPEIAELAYPQGPIEVLQDHLKQADEQLLVAIQALPLNEMKIRDKITQAIKLRLQGAHADKDIVRKGVALLALPQYAPIGMKALWDTSDLMWRAIGDTSTDHNWYTKRMTLSAVYSAVLTYWLNDETENNDGTWEFLDRRIEDVMKIETTKFQIKEVTKNMPSLSKFFGRLRYPNAS
- the rpsU gene encoding 30S ribosomal protein S21, which gives rise to MQVVVRENNVDQALRALKKKLQREGVYREMKMRRFYEKPSEKKAREQAAAVRRARKLERKRLERDGLVARRR
- a CDS encoding substrate-binding periplasmic protein, translated to MDCIWGKLSSMFRVCIFLLCVVISCSIKAKEKELRVAVLNQYPFVIVKDGKVTSGLLVEKMRLLVEKAGYKATFYSMPSAGRLLDLLERGRMDAALSLFYSEERAKRYEFVESPLYMHSVLVLLSNKTYPQGIKSLNDLQKGRIGYIRGFYLGKKVDPFMRKIGAEYKMDINKPQKALKLMLKGRVTSTISDFEIPNLSNGAVYTCKGLEYRVEHLDSVPSYIAMHKSSRHANIARQLNNALIEIENSGLGLAVKQKFWHQQPKNGCIAFNGS
- the amaB gene encoding L-piperidine-6-carboxylate dehydrogenase, encoding MKTKVANLLKELYLDPADLTVGNLDVTTPINGEFIGSVGTDIPSSVTHKIEQSVEAFKAWRSLPAPRRGELVRLLGDELRTHKDALGALVSAECGKILEEGKGEVQEMIDICEFAVGLSRAINGQTIPSERPGHHMREYWQPIGPVGIISAFNFPVAVWSWNAALALICGDSIIWKPSEKTPLTALACQALLERAIAKFGDDAPANLSQVIIGHADVGETMVDDERMALISATGSTRMGRAVGPRVAARFGKCLLELGGNNAIIVAPTADLDMAIPGIVFGAVGTAGQRCTSTRRLIVHDSVYDNLVPRLKKAYESISIGDPLSGALVGPLIDKDSFDAMQRALDAAKAEGGAVFGGEKVTVEGCEGGYYAKPAIVEMPAQSESVCEETFAPILYIMKYSEFEEAMTMQNDVPQGLSSSIFTNDMREAEMFICSSGSDCGIANVNIGTSGAEIGGAFGGEKETGGGRESGSDAWKAYMRRQTSTVNYSRELPLAQGIKFDI
- a CDS encoding thiamine pyrophosphate-binding protein, whose product is MGEQITGGEALIQALLDNGADMAFGVPGESYLAALDALHAKEDSLPFITCRHEAGAANMAEAYGKMTGKPGLCFVTRGPGATHATIGLHTAFQDSTPMIMLIGQVASDQRDREAFQEVNYTHFLSEVTKWTAEIHDADRIAEYIGRAYRVATSGRPGPVALALPEDMLTSLTTAQKSIPFMPSKPAPSETDLAAFSELLENAERPLLMVGGSGWTDESCAALLAFAENNSMPVCASFRCADRMNNDHPNYMGDMGIGANPSLIAQMEEADVLIVLGARLGEMTTGGYSRLNPPVLDKTLIHIHAGAEEIGRVYQPDLGINATPTTFLRALKDSRFKHAEKWQTLVTEGRHSYEKWNEPVACEGDVQVADLYSHMKNTLPEDSIFCNGAGNYAAWLHRFWRYRKFPSELAPTSGAMGYGVPAAIAAKLIAPERTVLCAAGDGCFMMSVQELATAVRYKANVIFLVFNNSMLGTIRMHQENTYPDRISGTDLTNPDFVALAKSFGMQAWRVSKTEDFNLILTAAQTVDCPSLIEITVDPRAIAPGKNYTKL
- a CDS encoding saccharopine dehydrogenase family protein translates to MKNILVMGGGKIGEMISSMLADCGDYMVTVADRDEMTLARITKHQRIETAVVDALDEKAMDAVMAGKYAVLMACGHVMTHVIAPAAKKAGAHYFDLTEDVKSTRLVKDLAEDSETAFIPQCGLAPGFIGIVAHHLTKNFDTLHNVHMRVGALPVMPSNALKYNLTWSTDGLINEYCQPCEAIIDGVKTETPPLEQLENLCIDGVEYEAFNTSGGLGTLCETLEGRVRNLNYRTMRYPGHRDILKLLLQDLRLNERQDLMREIFENALPLTQQDVVVIYATVSGTQNGKFMQESYSQKVYAGEVNGKMQTGIQITTAAGICCMLDMLVNGDLPQKGFVRQEDADFNIFIANRFGSAYAKKEGVDQLVINAAE
- a CDS encoding Lrp/AsnC family transcriptional regulator; this encodes MDKKDEKLVALLRRNARLSTSEIARQIGMSRTTVQDRINRLEDIGVIAGYTLKMGEKGETGVRAHVMLKIQPRAQVAVVASMKKMDEVLSIYTISGEYDMIAIVGASTTSALDYALDTLGGIEGVERTKTSILLTTKLER
- a CDS encoding sensor histidine kinase, whose translation is MGFKKFSLLIALRTTLLIGCISILVLLFNTPGYHAATLLVIGVLAVLLTEFFRFVSKTNKELTRFLDAARYADFSQRFKLSGMGAGFGELGEAFTDILDRFQEVRADQERELRRLKALIEHVPVPLISVHQDGLITLWNNAARRLFGSAKITRLSNLSQFGEEFLREITTIPPGERRLALFENDGVEEKLSLAATQIIFGGKSEKLISLQDIQSELDVVQLQAWQDLVRVLTHEIMNSITPVASLATTSVDLVEDVKTKVADNPELVEELQDVSDAVTTVARRSDGLMSFVSSYRRLTRLPPPQKETILLGELVKQAQVLGTQQWEDKELMINISIEPTELDVSVDANMIEQILINMIQNAEQALIGTHNPTIWIKGFLSKRGRPVLEISDNGPGIADEIIKKIFVPFFTTKRDGSGVGLALTRQVMIAHGGNVKVTNLEQGGACFTLTF
- a CDS encoding sigma-54-dependent transcriptional regulator; protein product: MTKKDGKILIVDDDEDILTAGKLLLRRHFKQVMTCNKPEFIPELLSSHQFDAILLDMNFGPGESTGEQGFIWLGKILEIDPSAVIVMITAHGGVNIAVEAMKLGATDFIAKPWQNEKVVATLSACVKLGKTRVEAKSLKQKNEALIAASLPSQHNMIISSSGPMNDVLTLISRTAPTEANVFILGENGTGKELAARAIHTASLRRNNVFMSVDLGSLSESLFESELFGHKKGAFTGAREDRTGRFQAASGGTLFLDEIGNLPKHLQAKLLTVLEQRTITPLGSNDVIPIDVRIITATNIPKTSIMNEDHFRQDLLFRLNTVEINLPPLRERREDILAIAEHYIAHYSKKYQKAIKPLSQAAIEAMTNYDWPGNVRALRHAIERAIILAEGESFQPQDFSMDTSGEGETKTAQPKSTPLVDDDLNLERIEKKAIEVALRKNQYNISHTAKELGLTRAALYRRMEKHGL